Proteins from a single region of Sphingomonas sp.:
- a CDS encoding NAD(P) transhydrogenase subunit alpha, with protein sequence MKIAVLKETAAGERRVSATPETVKKYIGLGATVTVEKGAGDAASIADPDYAAAGATLASRADALKDADIVLGVAGPDPKSLKGLKQGAWLVAGLNPFGERARVDEYAALGAEALAMEFMPRITRAQSMDILSSQSNLAGYKAVLDAAGEYGRAFPMMMTAAGTVSAAKVFVMGVGVAGLQAIATARRLGAQVSATDVRAATKEQILSLGAKPIFVEAVKGIEGEGTGGYATEMSDEYKAAQAELVSSHIAKQDIVITTALIPGRPAPRLISDAQIASMRPGSVIVDLAVEAGGNVEGAVAGEVIEKHGVKIVGHKNVASRLASDASALFARNLFNFLSAFWDKEAGKPVLDEEIGNAVRITQGGKVVNERLLG encoded by the coding sequence GTGAAGATCGCGGTCCTCAAGGAAACCGCCGCTGGGGAGCGGCGCGTTTCCGCGACGCCCGAGACCGTCAAGAAATATATCGGGCTCGGCGCAACCGTCACGGTCGAGAAGGGCGCGGGCGATGCCGCCTCGATCGCCGATCCCGATTATGCCGCCGCCGGCGCCACGCTCGCCAGCCGCGCCGATGCGCTGAAGGACGCCGATATCGTCCTCGGCGTCGCCGGCCCCGATCCCAAATCCTTGAAGGGCCTCAAGCAAGGCGCATGGCTCGTCGCGGGTCTCAATCCGTTCGGCGAGCGCGCCCGGGTCGATGAATATGCCGCCTTGGGCGCGGAGGCGCTGGCGATGGAGTTCATGCCGCGCATCACCCGCGCGCAATCGATGGACATCCTATCCTCGCAATCGAACCTCGCCGGCTACAAGGCGGTGCTCGACGCGGCGGGCGAATATGGCCGTGCCTTCCCGATGATGATGACCGCGGCGGGCACCGTCTCCGCCGCCAAGGTCTTCGTGATGGGCGTCGGCGTCGCCGGGCTGCAAGCCATAGCCACCGCCCGGCGCCTCGGCGCGCAGGTTTCCGCCACCGACGTCCGCGCCGCGACCAAGGAGCAGATCCTGTCGCTGGGTGCCAAGCCGATCTTCGTCGAGGCGGTGAAGGGCATCGAAGGCGAGGGCACCGGCGGCTACGCCACCGAAATGTCCGACGAGTACAAGGCGGCGCAGGCCGAGCTGGTCTCGTCGCACATCGCCAAGCAGGACATCGTCATCACCACCGCTTTGATCCCCGGCCGCCCCGCGCCCCGGCTGATCAGCGACGCCCAGATCGCCAGCATGCGCCCGGGCAGCGTCATCGTCGATCTCGCGGTCGAAGCGGGCGGCAATGTCGAAGGCGCGGTCGCCGGCGAAGTCATCGAGAAGCACGGCGTCAAGATCGTCGGCCACAAGAATGTCGCCTCGCGCCTCGCTTCGGACGCGTCCGCGCTGTTCGCCCGCAACCTGTTCAACTTCCTCTCGGCCTTCTGGGACAAGGAAGCCGGCAAGCCCGTCCTCGACGAGGAGATCGGCAACGCCGTGCGGATCACCCAGGGCGGCAAGGTCGTCAACGAGAGGCTGCTCGGCTGA
- a CDS encoding aa3-type cytochrome c oxidase subunit IV, which yields MADDNGMDYPAHQNTWGGFTAMMTWGTVACALVAALVIFLISR from the coding sequence ATGGCCGACGATAACGGCATGGACTATCCGGCCCATCAGAATACCTGGGGCGGTTTCACCGCGATGATGACCTGGGGAACGGTGGCGTGCGCGCTCGTCGCCGCGCTCGTGATCTTCCTGATCTCCCGCTAG
- a CDS encoding DUF4253 domain-containing protein yields MIRRQLLRLFGLGATASLTGKATAQAAPDWSKIPYPRIETRGRDALATWTRLRAEGQGWPVIIGDDEALRFVAEQFAESGFVEDGEPRDPAAIVRASTDVRLPDALRRAYADQGTPEDPMPPLAHGEWPAQAPLEPGLTVASDVLTGKPLARVHILVLPMRNGFEAPAYLKWGGWNECPAQEVHVAVLRRWHERYGAELIGISNDVLNLRVARRPATRADALALAEEQTYYCLDIVDQGVGSVAALAASLMVSEWWYFWWD; encoded by the coding sequence ATGATCCGTCGCCAGCTACTGCGCCTGTTCGGGCTGGGCGCCACCGCCAGCCTCACCGGCAAGGCGACCGCCCAAGCGGCACCCGACTGGTCGAAAATCCCCTATCCCCGCATCGAGACGCGCGGGAGGGACGCGCTCGCCACCTGGACGCGACTGCGCGCCGAGGGACAAGGCTGGCCGGTAATCATCGGCGATGACGAGGCGCTGCGCTTCGTCGCCGAACAGTTCGCCGAAAGCGGGTTCGTCGAGGACGGCGAGCCGCGCGATCCCGCCGCGATCGTCCGCGCCTCCACCGATGTCCGCCTCCCCGACGCGCTGCGCCGAGCCTATGCCGATCAGGGCACGCCCGAAGACCCGATGCCGCCGCTCGCGCATGGCGAATGGCCGGCGCAGGCGCCGCTTGAGCCGGGCCTGACCGTCGCCAGCGATGTACTGACCGGCAAGCCGCTCGCCCGTGTCCATATCCTCGTCTTGCCGATGCGGAACGGCTTCGAGGCTCCTGCCTATCTCAAATGGGGCGGCTGGAACGAATGCCCCGCTCAGGAGGTCCATGTCGCGGTGCTGCGGCGCTGGCACGAGCGATACGGCGCCGAGCTGATCGGGATCAGCAACGACGTGCTCAATCTCCGCGTCGCCCGCCGCCCCGCCACCCGCGCCGATGCACTCGCGCTCGCCGAAGAGCAGACCTATTATTGCCTCGACATCGTCGATCAGGGCGTCGGCTCGGTCGCCGCGCTCGCCGCCAGCCTGATGGTCAGCGAATGGTGGTATTTCTGGTGGGACTGA
- a CDS encoding sigma-54 dependent transcriptional regulator, with protein sequence MTRNGQRLLMLIDDEPAQRRLVAAIAARRGWRTIFAGDPETGIAQLGTPDGMALDAVIFDHASPDADAATLIAELRARRPQLPILMLTANNSVATAVNAMRAGATDFLVKPLASERLLAALDAAVGGKTAGELRPLTEKLTASLAFDEIVGSAPLFRAALAIAAKAARARVPVLIEGESGVGKAVVAEAVHAASPRNKKDMTCVNCGAIPANLVESELFGHEMGAFTGAFERKIGRFVEADGGTLFLDEIGEMPLEAQVKLLRVLQSGEIQPLGARHPREVDVRVIAASNKPLLAEVEAGRFREDLYYRLNVVQVTIPPLRERSGDIPALARHLLGRIAEQPGLRPLGITDDALQLLGSYDWPGNVRQLQNALFRAAVLCDSDGLTRGDFPQIASLAAGRPTGTGSQQPGSGNAGVTLFRPDGNLRALDEIEADVIRLAIGHYRGRMTEVARRLGIGRSTLYRKLGELGIDQSAA encoded by the coding sequence ATGACGCGCAACGGCCAGCGCCTCCTGATGCTGATCGACGACGAACCGGCCCAGCGCCGCCTCGTCGCCGCAATCGCCGCGCGCCGCGGATGGCGCACAATCTTCGCGGGTGACCCGGAGACGGGAATCGCGCAACTCGGCACGCCCGACGGCATGGCATTGGACGCGGTGATCTTCGATCACGCTTCGCCCGACGCCGATGCCGCGACGCTGATCGCCGAGCTGCGCGCGCGCCGTCCGCAATTGCCGATCCTGATGCTCACCGCCAACAATTCGGTCGCCACCGCCGTCAACGCGATGCGCGCCGGCGCCACCGATTTCCTGGTCAAGCCGCTGGCTTCCGAACGGCTGCTCGCCGCGCTCGACGCGGCGGTCGGCGGCAAGACCGCGGGCGAACTGCGCCCGCTCACCGAGAAACTGACCGCCAGCCTGGCGTTCGACGAGATCGTCGGTTCGGCGCCGCTGTTCCGCGCAGCGCTGGCGATCGCCGCCAAGGCGGCGCGCGCGCGCGTGCCGGTGCTGATCGAAGGCGAGAGCGGCGTCGGCAAGGCCGTCGTCGCCGAGGCGGTGCACGCCGCGTCCCCGCGCAACAAGAAGGACATGACCTGCGTCAATTGCGGCGCGATCCCAGCCAACCTCGTCGAATCCGAATTGTTCGGCCACGAGATGGGCGCGTTCACCGGCGCGTTCGAGCGCAAGATCGGGCGCTTCGTCGAAGCCGATGGCGGGACATTGTTCCTCGACGAGATCGGCGAGATGCCGCTCGAGGCGCAGGTGAAATTGCTGCGCGTACTGCAATCGGGCGAGATCCAGCCGCTGGGCGCGCGCCATCCGCGCGAAGTCGATGTCCGCGTCATCGCCGCTTCCAACAAGCCGCTCCTGGCCGAAGTCGAGGCCGGGCGCTTCCGCGAAGATCTCTATTACCGCCTCAACGTCGTCCAGGTGACGATCCCGCCGCTTCGCGAGCGCAGCGGGGATATTCCGGCGCTGGCTCGCCATCTGCTCGGCCGGATCGCCGAGCAGCCGGGGCTGCGGCCGCTGGGGATCACCGATGATGCGCTGCAGTTGCTGGGTTCCTATGACTGGCCGGGCAATGTCCGCCAGCTCCAGAACGCCCTGTTCCGCGCCGCCGTGCTTTGCGACAGCGACGGGCTGACCCGCGGCGATTTCCCGCAGATCGCCTCGCTCGCCGCCGGCCGCCCGACGGGCACCGGCTCGCAGCAGCCGGGATCGGGCAATGCCGGGGTGACGCTGTTCCGTCCTGACGGCAATCTGCGCGCATTGGACGAGATCGAGGCGGACGTGATCCGCCTGGCGATCGGCCATTATCGCGGACGCATGACCGAAGTGGCGCGCCGCCTCGGCATCGGCCGTTCGACGCTGTACCGCAAGCTTGGCGAGCTGGGGATAGACCAGAGCGCGGCCTGA
- the folP gene encoding dihydropteroate synthase — MIDLPPSPKLYLRPVQFADTPVNRDGEVARLAGGLSWFAGYELIASEGGKRVLQQTFPVAGLPDDPRVQAIAARISAPRPPLQLGERTIRLDQPQVMGILNVTPDSFSDGGKHIADPAGAAQTGTDMAVAGAAIIDVGGESTRPGAADVWEGDEIARTVPAIERLARSGAAVSIDTRRAAVMEAALAAGAHLVNDVAALLYDERALEVVVNAACPVVLMHSPDPARGPHGDGGYRDVLLDVYDWLEARVDAVAAAGVDRTKILIDPGIGFGKSLADNLALLNGLALFHGIGCPLVLGASRKRMIGALSHEAPADARLGGSVALALKGADLGAQILRVHDVPETVQALRVWRGLRDAALIAR; from the coding sequence ATGATCGATCTCCCACCCAGCCCCAAGCTCTACCTCCGCCCCGTCCAGTTCGCCGACACGCCGGTGAACCGCGACGGTGAGGTCGCGCGGCTGGCCGGCGGGCTGAGCTGGTTCGCCGGCTATGAGCTGATCGCCAGCGAAGGCGGCAAGCGCGTTCTCCAGCAGACCTTCCCCGTCGCCGGTCTGCCCGACGATCCGCGCGTCCAGGCCATCGCCGCGCGCATCTCCGCGCCTCGCCCCCCGCTGCAACTCGGCGAGCGCACCATCCGGCTCGATCAGCCACAGGTGATGGGCATTCTCAACGTCACCCCGGACAGCTTCTCCGACGGCGGCAAGCACATCGCCGATCCAGCCGGCGCCGCGCAGACCGGCACCGATATGGCCGTCGCCGGCGCGGCGATCATCGATGTCGGCGGCGAATCGACTCGCCCGGGTGCCGCCGATGTCTGGGAAGGCGACGAGATCGCCCGGACCGTGCCCGCGATCGAGCGTCTCGCCCGCAGCGGCGCCGCCGTCTCGATCGACACCCGCCGCGCCGCGGTGATGGAAGCCGCGCTCGCCGCCGGCGCCCATCTCGTCAACGATGTCGCCGCCTTGCTCTATGACGAGCGCGCGCTCGAAGTGGTGGTCAATGCAGCCTGTCCGGTGGTGCTGATGCACTCGCCCGATCCCGCCAGGGGGCCGCACGGCGATGGCGGCTATCGGGACGTCCTGCTCGACGTCTATGACTGGCTCGAAGCCCGCGTCGATGCGGTCGCCGCCGCAGGTGTCGATCGCACGAAGATCCTGATCGATCCGGGCATCGGCTTCGGCAAATCGCTTGCAGACAATCTCGCGCTGCTGAACGGCCTTGCCCTGTTCCACGGCATCGGTTGCCCCCTCGTCCTCGGCGCCAGCCGCAAGCGGATGATCGGCGCGCTTTCGCATGAGGCTCCCGCCGACGCCCGGCTGGGCGGCAGCGTCGCCCTCGCCCTCAAGGGTGCCGATCTCGGCGCACAGATCCTTCGCGTCCACGACGTTCCCGAAACGGTTCAGGCGCTCCGCGTCTGGCGGGGCCTGCGCGACGCGGCGCTGATCGCCCGATGA
- a CDS encoding Gfo/Idh/MocA family oxidoreductase, producing MTRLSRRELIELSIASAAIAGSASAAPAPSALPKLPEDEKLGFALVGLGKLALNQLVPGLRNSKGCKLAAVVTGDPAKGARVAAENGLGADAVYSYAEYDRIAQDPRIDVVYIVLPNSMHAEYTIRAFKAGKHVLCEKPMATSIADCEAMIAAAKQAKRQLMIAYRCHYEPHNLEAMRRVRSGRYGKPRLVVTEMGRQSSLSDPSDVWRLDRKMSGGGALTDMGIYGINGTRYLLNEEPTEVRAWAHTDKSDPRFRDVEDLISWQFKFPSGALAHGSTSFSYGGCMKYDVFCENARIRSDPGAYYGGIKLDIFSHPDQGEVKLPDIDQFAREMDWMADVVRGKVPMVSTGEEGLQDVRLMEAIFESIRRGGATVRTDWGYRRAVDPAAMVDVPA from the coding sequence ATGACCCGGTTGTCCCGCCGTGAACTGATCGAACTCAGCATCGCCTCCGCCGCGATCGCCGGCTCCGCCTCCGCCGCGCCGGCGCCGTCCGCGCTGCCGAAACTGCCCGAGGACGAGAAGCTCGGCTTCGCGCTGGTCGGCCTCGGCAAGCTCGCGCTCAACCAGCTCGTGCCGGGACTCAGGAACAGCAAGGGCTGCAAGCTCGCCGCGGTGGTGACCGGCGATCCCGCCAAGGGCGCGCGGGTCGCGGCCGAGAACGGGCTCGGCGCCGACGCAGTCTACAGCTATGCCGAGTACGACCGGATCGCGCAGGATCCGCGGATCGATGTGGTCTATATCGTCCTGCCCAATTCGATGCATGCCGAATACACGATCCGTGCCTTCAAGGCGGGCAAGCATGTGCTGTGCGAGAAGCCGATGGCGACGAGCATTGCCGATTGCGAGGCGATGATCGCGGCGGCGAAGCAGGCCAAGCGCCAGCTGATGATCGCCTATCGCTGCCATTACGAGCCGCACAATCTCGAGGCGATGCGCCGGGTGCGATCCGGCAGATACGGCAAGCCGCGGCTGGTCGTCACCGAGATGGGGCGGCAATCATCGCTCAGCGACCCGAGCGATGTCTGGCGGCTCGACAGGAAGATGTCGGGCGGCGGGGCGCTGACCGACATGGGCATCTATGGGATCAACGGCACGCGCTACCTGCTGAACGAGGAGCCGACCGAAGTCCGCGCCTGGGCGCATACCGACAAGAGCGATCCGCGCTTCAGGGATGTGGAGGACCTGATCTCCTGGCAGTTCAAATTCCCGTCGGGCGCGCTGGCGCACGGATCGACCAGCTTCTCCTATGGCGGCTGCATGAAATATGACGTGTTCTGCGAGAATGCCCGCATCCGATCGGATCCCGGCGCCTATTATGGCGGGATCAAGCTCGATATCTTCAGCCATCCCGATCAGGGCGAAGTGAAGCTTCCCGACATCGACCAGTTCGCCCGCGAGATGGACTGGATGGCCGATGTCGTGCGCGGCAAGGTGCCGATGGTCTCGACCGGCGAGGAAGGGCTGCAGGACGTGCGGCTGATGGAGGCGATCTTCGAATCGATCCGGCGGGGCGGGGCGACGGTGCGGACCGACTGGGGCTATAGGCGCGCCGTCGACCCCGCCGCTATGGTCGATGTTCCCGCCTAG
- a CDS encoding proton-translocating transhydrogenase family protein, with protein MDFISILSIFVLACFVGYYVVWSVTPALHTPLMAVTNAISSVIIVGALIASAATGLGNGGAISKWLGLLAVVMASVNIFGGFAVTARMLAMYKKKAR; from the coding sequence ATGGACTTCATCTCGATCCTGTCGATCTTCGTGCTGGCGTGTTTCGTCGGCTATTATGTGGTGTGGTCGGTCACGCCGGCGCTGCACACGCCGCTGATGGCGGTGACCAACGCGATCTCCTCGGTAATCATCGTCGGCGCGCTGATCGCCTCGGCGGCCACCGGCCTCGGCAATGGCGGCGCGATCTCGAAATGGCTCGGTCTGCTCGCGGTGGTGATGGCCAGCGTCAACATCTTCGGCGGCTTCGCGGTCACCGCGCGGATGCTGGCGATGTACAAGAAGAAGGCGCGCTGA